Part of the Amblyomma americanum isolate KBUSLIRL-KWMA chromosome 7, ASM5285725v1, whole genome shotgun sequence genome, ttctccatttattcttattcccaactgttcccaattcaggcctcgaaatacctcctgcaaacatgcggtgaacagcattggcgagatcgtgtctccttgcctgacgcccttccttattggaattttattgctgactttatggaggactatagtagctgtgcagttgctatatatatcttccagtattttgacataaggctcctctacctcctgattacgcaatgcctgtatgactgctgaggtttccactgagtcgaatgctttctcgtaatcaatgaaagctatatatagaggttggttatattctgcgcatttctctatcacctgattgatggtgtgaatatgatctattgtagaatatcctttacgaaagcctgcctgatcatttggttgattaaagtctaacgttgccctgactctattagcgattaccttagtaaatactttgtaggcaacggatagtaagctgatcggcctgtaatttttcaagtccttggcgtctcccttcttatgaattaaggtaatgtttgcattcttccaagcttctggtacagtcgaggtcataaggcattgcgtatacagggtggctagtttttctagcacgatgtcccctccatccttcaacagatctgctgttacctgatcctccccagctgcttttccccttttcattgcttctaaggctttctttacttcatctttcgttactggcgggatgacgcattgctgtgcactgctgtctttctcattagcgttctgattacattggctactgtacaggtctgtatagaactcttcggctacgttaactatcttatccatattgctaatgacattgccctgcttgtctcttaatgcatacatctggttttttttacctatgcctagtttcctcttcactgtttttaggctacctccgttctttagagcatgctcgattctctccatattaaacttccttatgtcggctaccttgcgcttatttattaactttgatagctccgttagttctattctatcggtagggttagatgccttcatgttttggcgcttcttaatcagatctttcgtcacctgagatagcttgccggtatcttttcgaactgtcctaccgcctacttctactgcgcactccgtaattattgatgtcaggttatcgtgcattgaatgaacatcaagatcatcttcctcagttaaagctgagtatctgttttgcagcgctatcctaaactcctgtgctttccctcttacggctaactcgttaatggcctTCTTctctagcttcttccgttccctcttcaagtctaggctaattctagaccttaccattctatggtcgctgcaacgcacccttccgaggacggccacatcctgaatgatgccaggtttagcgcatagtatgaagtctatttcatttttaatctcaccattggggctcttccaggtccacttcctgttttctcgtttgcggaagaaggtattcatgatccgtaaattatttctatccgcgaattcgactaataactctcccctgctatttctagagcctatcccatagtcacctaccgcgtggtcgtcagcctgcttcttgcccaccttcgcattgaagtcgcccatcagtacagtgtactgcgattttactctattcattgctgattctacgtcctcatagaagctttcaacggtctggtcatcatggctggatgtgggtgcgtaggcctgcaccactttcagcttgtacctcctattcagcctaattactatagctgctaccctctcgttaatactgtagagctcctctacgttgccagctatatccttattaatgaggaaacccacacctagttctcgtctaccctctaacccgcgatagcacagtatgtgtccgtcctttagtactgtatacgcctcacctgtcctcctaacttcgctaagccctatcacatcccatttaattcccgctagttcctcgaacagcactgctaggctagcctcactagctaaagttctagcgttaaacgttgccaggttcagattccaatggcggcctgtccggagccagagattcttagcaccctccgctgcgtcacaggtctgaccgccgccgtggtcagttgctctgcagccgctggggactgagggccgagggttaattggtttgatcatagaaggttgtggccaagtactacaccagggtggccaaatcctgctctggtgagagagtgcgttgtcggttctggtcaccgagataaggccgcactccaggcctggttatgcaattccatcgacacgcggattttttttttttaaacccggtggagaattgctcggcaccaggatttgaaccccggtcctcttgcacgcgaggcggatgttctacctctacgccatcactggatggcgtagaggtagaggtAGAAACAAACATgcatggcgtagaggtagaggtagaaacaaacaaaaaactgcgAGCTAGTTATCACGCAGCCGGATGCAACATGAGCCGGGCCCATACAGACAGGATTCAGACTGGCGACAGAAAGCTGCAGACAGGTTTGCATGCACCCGCACATAACTCGCATCCAAATCGTGCCCTCGCAAGGTGCACATTGGTATACAAAATATTAGTGCACTTACGCCCAGGAGCTGCCTGAACCGTGAGACCACAGACTATGTTCAGGAGGACGCTGCGCTGCGTTTACTTCGACATATCTCCCCCCACCCTAATCCCCTGATTGCACCCATAACTGCCTTAAAACATAGCATTGTCCGACAGGCCTTGCACCGCACTCCCTCGCCCTCGAACCGTAGCGAGTTGTTATAATCAGCGTACAGACGGCGCCACCGTGAACATCTCGGATTTTCCCCTCTACAAGCATTGATGACGACAGTTTTGAGAAGAGCGTCTTCATCTAAAACGGGAATGCAGGTAAGGTCGGTTTCACGACAACGCGCGCCATCGCTTGGAGCGTCCGGATCACTATACAGTCATCGACAGCGCTGTTGTGCTGATTGGTTATTGAagcatggagggggggggggggggggtgaaaattTGTATTTATTAATTACGGTGCGGTGAGATTAAAGGGGCTCCTCGACCTTGGCGCCAGCCTGGACCCAGCTGAAGGTGTTCTTCTGAACGAACAGCCATGGAAGTCATCAATAACAATAAGAAAACCTGAGAACGAATTCGATTTGTTTCGAAtacttttaaaaattcacaattCAGGCATTTATTTAAGTACTGTGGGCGCGCTAGAGCCGCTGATACTATGTACACGAGGCGTTATTTAATCGTCGGATTAATCTACCGCCCTGAACGTCTATTTACGGTGAAACGAGGAGGAGGTCGGTACCGCTATTACCGTATGAGAACGGGATGAGTTGTTCCGGTTTGCTAGCTCGAGTCCCGTCTTCCGTGAGGAAGCGCTCGGGCCGGAAGATTTCCGGGTCTCCCCAGGTGGACACGTCGTGGAAGACGCACCACAGGGCGGGTATCACGATGCTGCCTCGTGGAATGACGTAGCCGCCAACCTTCACGTCTTCGCTGGTGCTGCGACCAAGACGAGGACATCACACAAGACTGAAGGCCTctgttaaggcgaaagcctttaaagggccacagaaaggggtgtttgagcttggcttcaAAATTCTTGCAcaatgtagagtacaggccaccgagcgtccatgccgcgtacgagaccacagaagcgagcgggaaatttacaacacatttttaaaaattccagctttcgcacctcgcggcgacgcgcggtgccgggctttcgtacgaaaacctggcagacgacgtcacgtcttgcaaatgacgtcagcaaccTGGGGTTATCATTGGCTCACAGCGCCAAATCCTTTCAGACGTGCGAgatgagagggaaaggcgcgatggcgcgaagttcaaattttgtctgcatataactaactcagcttccacaaaacacattaaaataattcttgctgggggataattatgaaccgtcgtcttttaacatcccagacatatcgcatcTTTATTGTGACCCTCTTTCTGGgtgcctttaatggctcatactcgcggccatagATCTATCcagcgtccgttacatccagcagccaccatccttccgttccgcccagcgtgctaacgactacgcaacttcctgccaacgcatatgtagttctgcttgtctaggacgctggggagtgtttgcggaaaggcgtcgaatcagacggatgcctcccaaacgccctccagtgtctcagcatttaagattcacaaactgTTGTGtgcttaatcaacatcttaaccacacatcagtgacacaagcagcaacaccgcgctaaaggctttcgccccaccgcactttaggtcagcaaagtgccCCTCTGAATTTTTATGGTCGCGAGCTTTCTTACGTGTACAGGTTCATGTCACTGCAGAGATGTACGTCATCTTCGTAAAAAGTGTCAGCAGAAATTTATCTCAAATAGTCTTCCGAACAAAATATCGGGAATGGATTAAGAGCCTGCGCTAAAAATCGAGTGTTCGGGCTGAGCGCTATAGCTTGAATGAATATTTCGTTCTGGTTCTTGCCGTCTGCGCTGAAGTCGCACGCTGAATAAGCAGCGCTTTACTTTCTTCTTGACAgatctagggggggggggggggctatttcgGGCTGAATGTTTTACCAATTTTGAGCTGAACGTTCACCTCGAATCACAAGTCAAAAGTACCGATTGTTTGATAAATGCATACACCCTATAGGCCAGAGAAAATGCCATTTGTTGCCTCGTTATGTTGATCAGCTTGGCGGTGGGAGCATTTGTGGGAGAAGTGACCTAGATGTCGCTCCCGCTTCCTGCCTTATGGTAGCGACAAAATGATGTCCGAGACCTTTTTTTACAGCGCTAACTGTTCAAGGAACTTTGGGCCGGTTTTGCCGCATACGACGTCCACACAGGGCACCGCAGTTGTAAAGCACAGGACTTGTGCTGTGCGGTAAGAACAGGTGCTCCATCTCCCTCCATTCTTTGCCGAGCAGGTGTGATCCTCTCATCTAGCGCCGCGACAGAATTTGCTATATTTGCCCCAATTTTTCCGCGGCTCGCCAGTCGATCGGTAAAGGACGAGCAACTGTGCGATCCAGGTTCAACCGCTATCAGAATCGGACTGTCTCCCtggaaactgaaaattggttttgaggaaatgaaatgacgcagtaacttcctcaaatatctcggtggacacccgaaccgcgccgtaaggcaagggataaaggcgggagtgaaagaggacaggaagaaagaggtgccgtagtggaggtctccctcGTCCCTCTGAGCGATTTAAATATCAGGCGTCAGACGGAAAAATAAATCGATGATCTAAACGGGCAAGAGTACCGGAAACAACCCATTTTAACAAAGATCACTAACACTAACGTATAGGGCTAACGCAGAAATCCGGAGCATCTTTGGTGGTCGTCTGATAACTTTTTCTACTATAGACAAGGCAGAGGTGTTGCGAACGCTAACGATACCATTGTTAGGCTAGCACCTGCCGCCCACACCTGCCGCGATCTCGGACTGGATGCGGCTCTGCAGCTCCGGCTTGGAGGCGCAAGTGAGCAGGAGTCACTCGAGCGCCGTACACACAACGTCACTCCCAGCGCCCAAGAACGACGACACGTTGCTGGTTAGCGCCTTACCTGCAAAGCAGTGCGCTGTACGGATCGTGGCCTCCGTGATTCAATTTCAAAACGGGCACCGCGCGTTGCAGATCTCAGAGGCCTTGCGCAGGGGACCAATAAGGAGTTGACAAGCCGGCAAGCATTTCAAAGAGTCCTTGTCTTTCTTTGTTGTTGGCAACAGAAGCATTGGTCCTGTGCGGTCTGGCTGGAgacattttttccttttttacacCATGAGACAAGCTAAAGAGAAAGGTAAAGATGAACGACCTTTGGCAGGGCCTGATGCCATGACCCGAAGAGGGAgcgagaaagggaaagagatCTTTAACGAGGGAAAAGAGAAGCCTGTCGGAGTACATGTTTCTGGCCTGCTACTCAACACCAGAGGGGAGAGAAGTGGTAGGGAGAACACAAATGCACAGAGTGTGTAGATGACGTGTGATGGTGGCAGATTACGGTGCGGAAGCATGCTTAAGTCGGGTGGGCAACCTGAATGGTAGTCCAGGCTGTGCAAATGGCTGGTGGCACTCGCAAGAGTGGGGAGAagaggaaggagggagggaaggaggaGACAATAAAGTTATTTATGCTATTTCTCCGCTCCGAGCAATGACGTAGACCTTGGGGGCTAGCATTTTCCTATGAGCATGGCAGGCTACGTCACAGGTGCGCACTCTCGCGTGAAGGAATTTCTTTCTCGCCGAGGAAGGCACCGATGTAGTCCTGGACCACGCCTTCCTTGTACGTTTCCACGTGAATGTCGATCACGGTGCtatgagggagaaaaaaaaaggcgaaaataTTTCCTGGACACATCATCGTATGCACCGTGCTGGAATTTTGTTCGTATaaatttactctttttttttctttagcatgACATAACACCAGCTGTCACCTTGACAGTTTATAGTTGAAGTGAAGGCTCTCTGGCCAGTGAGCTCTATGGAAACGATGATGATAGGTAACAGGAAGAGGTGGGAAGAGAGCGGTGTGTGTTCAGGAACAAACATCGAGTTAATGATATCATACCTCAGATCAAGAAAGGGAAATAGACACGGGTGAGACATTTAATGGGGAAAGTAACCACATATGTAGTAAGGTTGAAAATTGGGCGAGTTGAATTTGACTCATAGTTATAGGTAGATCGAAAGGAACAAAGACTAAAGGGAGaaacaagacacgacacgagggCTTTTTCGAAACTAAAACTTTAATGGAAAGAACACAAAATATATACGTACCTCGTAAAAAGACAACCAGAAGGATAACACAGTGTAACAACATATGGTCAGTTAAAGTAGCACAGCGGGTGATAACCCTGTTAATCTTCCACTGATGGGCACCAGaaattatatttaaaaaaataatcccctatgctccttgggtTCTATGACTGCCGTCTTCTGTCTCTCAATAAGCTGTAGTTATTCTTCCCGGTGATTCGTAACTGAATTGGACCTGTGTTCAGGAAGTATATAGCTAGCAATTTAGTTTAATTGATGTTCAGAATTATATATCTATTAGTTGATGAAAATAGCATCGAATATTTCAGACCTACTTTTTGCGGCAGTATCGAAGAAAGTGTAATTGCATTTCGGTAAAGATGGCTAAAAAATTGACAACTACTCAGAAGTAGTTTTTAAATTACAACCAGTGCTCGAAGAGAAAGGCTCTCATAGATCTACCCTGTGTGATAATACAGattactttatttttttcttttctatatttattattttttgtgaAGCAGCCACTCACTCCGAGAAATCATCCCTGCGGACGAGGGCGTCCCTCAGCCTTCCGTGGGTTCCCAGACTGAAAAAGACAAGCAGCTTGCGCAGCCAGAGAATGAAGTCGGGGGCGCATCCTTGGTCACCAGGAGCCGCTATGAGCTCATTCAACCTGGCGCATTTGGGGTCGTCGTAGGCCAGTCGCTGGCCAAACAGCAGCGCTGCGATGACGTTTGTCGTGCTGGGCGTCAGCACATTATCGGGATACGCTGGCTTTCGTTTGAGTGACGTCAGCTTCTGTACCAGGTGCGACAGTTCCTCCTGCAGTTGTGTGACAGGCGGACGAAcggacatatattagtgtgggcagagaaaaagaaagaaaaatagtgtTTCCCAGCCCGTACCGCCTACGAACTGCCTTTGTAGCCAATGAAATCATGAGTAACAGACGGCAGATaattgtacaaaaaaaaagctggaaggTGCACCTAGCATATGCGTTGCATTAGGCTGTATGCTAGTGAGTAGGTGCGTGGTtacaaaagaagagaaaaaataataaaaaatgaaatgctttcacatttagttaaagcacgtaagtagtcctATGTGTCCTTCTTATTTTTGCGCCATAAGAGAGAACTCACTCGCAAGTTGCAACCAGTTACTCTTTCTTACGTGTACCTATATCTCCACAGATTGCGTGACGCCGGCCCGTAAGAACGTTTTCCTCATAAACCGGCGTGGCTCCTTCCATGATGGCCCATTGAGCACAAGTATGCCTGTGAGCAGGCCAAACAGCCGACATGGTCCCACCTGATTAGTGCGACGATGCCTTAGCAAAGAATTTATTCCGAACGAAACACAGGAACGAGTTTCATTTTTATTACCCATGCGCATGTAGACCGTGATAACCACTTTCAAATGTTCACTGCAGAAGACAATGAAACTATGTATACAGCTGAACCTCGTTACAAAGAGGTTGAAGAaacccggcgattacttcgttatatccgtagcttcgttatagcccatgttgaccgagcttccaaggggaatcgtcattccttcgttatagccattattttgttataaaccgcttcgttatgacgaggttcaactgtactatATTGCTTTCTTCGTTATCGGGTGTCTTGCATTTTAGCTCCGCCAAGGCGTGGCCGCCGCGTCCGGGAACGGATCCCGAGTCCACGGGCTCAGCAGCCGATAACCATCACCACTACGTCACCGCGGCGAGTGTCGCAGAAGAGCGAACGGCGAGACACTGCATGCGAACAGAGGGAGGGACATTATTATTGAAGCAAGGGACGCTGAAATCCCTTCCCATAACAAAAATATAAGCGGCTTAACAGCGTATCTTATACTTCAGCGGCCCGTATTACCAGAGCCGAATATGTTCCGAAGAGCTGGGGCTAGCCCGTGCCAAGCAGAATGATGTGACCTTCGTTTCGGCCGGGCGCCGTGCAACTGCAATAAATGTGGCAGCGGTCATTCAATCGACTGCGACCGCGATCTGTGTAATGCGCGTTGACGGCAACTCCTCTTTAAGTCGGCGCTATTCCTACGAGTCGTCGCACATGTGCACTGTTGAGAATGGGGCTATCCCATTGCAGGCCACCATGTGTTGAGGATTGCGCTTCAACGCCACCGGTGGCACCAGAGTTGGAGACCGAGGGGCCCTTGAGTAtaggctgactcgttcagcaccgcaggtcccgactccgaaggacgttgtcggactccgttaggGAGGAAACTGTATAGtagatttatttacatttttacaagcgtaATAGCAAAGCAGGATCTTAAGGGAGGATCCCTTCGAATGCACTCGCGGTCGAGTTTTATAGCGCtcatcttccctagattccccaggttgaggacgccctcgccggggtgggagtggcctgaaactttcacttgTTCAAACAAACTCGCACCACCGCACATTTAAACAAACCCCCGTCACATGTTGAGCCTGGGAGAGAGGAGCATGCCGTCGGGTTCATGTCGACTGCGGAAGGTGGTGTTATCTGGCCAGTCGAAGGTTAACACGTGCTGCCAACACCTGTTCTTCATTAGATGACAGCCGACGCGCAAGGCCAGAACGCAAGGTCGGGAAGAGGGGCCGAAAGCGGTCCACTGTCCTTAGAGATGCTTGCGAAGGTCGGGGACGATGCccgccagcccgccgcggtgCTCTCTACGCCGAAGAGATGCCCCTTTTGTTCCCCGACATAGTCACGGCGATTGGGGAAGATAATGGCCGCTTGCTAAATGCGGCGGCGTCGGAGACTTCAGAAAGGGGGCCGGTTGCGCTCAAGCTGCAGACCTCCGCTCTTTCGGGTCCCACACTCCTACCGGGCAAAGCTCGGTAAttggaaccagctgacacctgTGTCCATTCCGCGTGGTCCGGCACGGCAGGCCTAGAAACGATCGCCATCGAGTGGCTCGGAGCCACCCGGTAGAAGCATAAGTGTTGGCTGCCcacaggcgagacttgctgtcgccgttgctAAACCAGACTGGCTGTCGCCGTCCGTAACAGCGCCAATAGCGCCGAAGATAGCCGAGCGTGCTGTCGCTCGCTACGTAAAACAGACAAGAAATTGCGCCTGATGACGAAGGCTCCAAGACGCGAGTGCAGCTAGCACCATCTATGAACCTTCGTAGAGTGCGCCACGCGTtttctgcaatgcatttcatgcttacatctgcTCTCGACGACGAGctagcggctgcgtttttatggaggaaaaacgctaaggcgcccgtgtgctgtgcgatgtcagtgcacgttaaagatccccaggtggtcgaaattattccggagccctccactacggcacctccttcttcctttcttctttcactccctcctttgtcccttaccttacggcgcggttcaggtgtccaaacgatatatgagacagataccgcgccatttccttttcccaaaaaccaattattattattattttttttttatggatgtGGCCATGGACGGCGCGGTAATGAGGCAGCGAGGCGAAGCTCCGTTCTTATCCGTGGTTCTTATCTTCGTATCGACCTTGTCCGATGATTTTGCACGGCATTCGCGAAATCTTTGCGCAGTAACGGTGATAGCAACTGCCGTACTCAGTGACGGCTCGAACTTCGACGGGAAGGTAATGCTTTCCGAAGTAACATCGCTAGCGTCGTTCCCTGCTGTCCTTTTCTGCGTTGTCCACCGGATTTCCGATTTAGTTCTAGCCATAATTCGCATACTAGTAGACCCCGAGATTGGAGAGCGAGTCTTGGAAAATACCAGGTCGATCTATAAGCGAGTAATATACGGTGCACAACGAAGCCACTAGGCGCGTAAAAGAGAACTGTCCAAAATTGAAATGGCTGCCAAGAACATGTCTACACATTGCTGCATAGTTATTAATCCATgaacccaccgcggtggggcaGTCTCAATGGCGTTCTGCTGTTGG contains:
- the LOC144097635 gene encoding cytochrome P450 2H1-like, with protein sequence MSVRPPVTQLQEELSHLVQKLTSLKRKPAYPDNVLTPSTTNVIAALLFGQRLAYDDPKCARLNELIAAPGDQGCAPDFILWLRKLLVFFSLGTHGRLRDALVRRDDFSDTVIDIHVETYKEGVVQDYIGAFLGEKEIPSRESAHL